Proteins found in one Quercus robur chromosome 2, dhQueRobu3.1, whole genome shotgun sequence genomic segment:
- the LOC126699524 gene encoding uncharacterized protein LOC126699524 has product MGACFSCRSSQPFKSIRVVHFNGYVEDFEHPVSVNEVTAKSPKHFVCTPAQLLSNGSKPLKPDTQLELGKIYFLLPFSTLQADVSPMDLASIVRKLTTVAKTSPLWSQQHGSNPATSPNRFMETEKPVVAYGAPRSARARSWRPILDTIRERSFNRRSESDLQEMHSETVK; this is encoded by the coding sequence ATGGGTGCTTGTTTTTCTTGCAGATCTTCACAACCATTCAAGAGCATAAGAGTTGTTCACTTTAATGGTTATGTGGAGGACTTTGAACATCCTGTTTCTGTTAATGAAGTCACAGCCAAGTCCCCAAAGCACTTTGTCTGCACCCCAGCTCAGCTTCTATCCAATGGCTCCAAACCACTAAAGCCTGACACTCAACTTGAACTAGGCAAAATCTATTTCTTGCTACCATTCTCAACATTACAAGCTGATGTTTCTCCTATGGACTTGGCCTCTATAGTGAGGAAGCTAACCACAGTAGCAAAAACTAGTCCTTTGTGGAGCCAACAACATGGTTCAAACCCAGCTACAAGTCCTAACCGGTTTATGGAGACAGAAAAGCCTGTGGTGGCATATGGTGCACCAAGGTCTGCCAGAGCACGATCGTGGAGGCCTATTTTGGACACCATTAGAGAGAGGTCATTCAATCGTAGAAGTGAATCAGATTTGCAAGAAATGCATTCTGAGACTGTGAAATAG